Proteins co-encoded in one Scomber scombrus chromosome 14, fScoSco1.1, whole genome shotgun sequence genomic window:
- the rad51d gene encoding LOW QUALITY PROTEIN: DNA repair protein RAD51 homolog 4 (The sequence of the model RefSeq protein was modified relative to this genomic sequence to represent the inferred CDS: inserted 2 bases in 1 codon), with amino-acid sequence MVVLREGMCPGLDEDLVRDLRAADIKTVEDLVASDTEALAQKCSVSYKALFAIRRVLLAQHTAFPVSGADLYEELLSSTAIISTGNPRXKDNSAHTAKHTALSFGGLGDLKVCFGVAVHISYQLKQGVIYIDTTGGLTASRLLQMLQTETSNKEEQMEALQRIRIFRLFDVFSLLECLYSLQGSGLQQASVGGGSVKAVIVDSVSAVISPLLGGKYNEGMSLMIQVARVLKTMAKDFNVATLVTNHVTRGGSGEVQPGLGVSWSHIPRTRILLERMEKTTISHSSLRSATLIKSSRQPCHIKEEFDLQWWSRSKDGSSGKRKLDDTDS; translated from the exons ATGGTCGTCCTAAGAGAGGGAATGTGTCCTGGACTGGACGAGGATTTAGTCCGAGACCTGCGAGCTGCTGATATTAAAAcag TGGAAGACCTGGTTGCATCTGACACTGAGGCGCTTGCACAGAAATGCTCTGTGTCCTATAAG GCTCTATTTGCCATCCGCAGAGTGCTGCTGGCCCAACACACAGCGTTCCCCGTGTCAGGCGCTGATCTGTATGAAGAACTATTGAGCTCAACAGCCATCATCTCCACTGGAAATCCCAG TAAAGACAATTCTGCACACACAGCAAAGCACACTGCTTTGTCTTTCGGGGGACTGGGGGATTTAAAG GTGTGTTTTGGTGTCGCAGTGCACATTTCTTACCAACTGAAACAGGGCGTAATATACATCGATACGACGGGAGGTCTGACTGCCAGCCGCTTGCTTCAAATGCTACAAACTGAAACAAGTAACAAAGAAGAGCAG ATGGAAGCTCTTCAGAGGATTCGTATCTTCCGTTTGTTTGACGTCTTCTCTTTACTGGAATGTCTGTACAGTCTTCAGGGTAGCGGGCTTCAGCAG GCGTCTGTTGGTGGTGGCTCTGTCAAGGCAGTGATCGTGGACTCGGTGTCAGCTGTTATCTCTCCTCTACTGGGAGGCAAATACAATGAAG GCATGTCCTTGATGATACAAGTGGCGAGAGTTCTTAAGACGATGGCAAAAGACTTCAATGTAGCTACTTTG GTAACAAACCACGTAACGAGAGGCGGCAGCGGTGAAGTGCAGCCGGGCCTCGGTGTGTCCTGGAGTCACATCCCCAGAACCAGGATCCTGCTGGAGCGAATGGAGAAGACCACCATCAGCCACTCCAGTCTGCGGTCCGCAACACTCATCAAGTCCTCTAGACAG CCTTGTCACATCAAAGAGGAGTTTGACTTGCAGTGGTGGAGCCGCTCTAAAGACGGATCCTCAGGAAAGAGAAAACTGGACGACACTGATTcatga